A window of the Erpetoichthys calabaricus chromosome 10, fErpCal1.3, whole genome shotgun sequence genome harbors these coding sequences:
- the LOC114658848 gene encoding histone H2A-like, translating into MSRRGKTGGKARAKAKTRSSQAGLQFPVGRVHRLLRTGNYAERVGAGAPVYLAAVLEYLTAEILELAGNAARDNKKTRIIPRHLKLAVRNDEELNKLLGGVTIA; encoded by the coding sequence atgtcCAGAAGAGGAAAGACTGGAGGTAAGGCACGCGCCAAGGCTAAGACTCGCTCTTCACAAGCTGGGTTACAGTTCCCCGTCGGCCGTGTTCACAGGCTTCTCAGAACAGGTAATTATGCTGAGCGTGTGGGCGCTGGTGCTCCCGTCTACTTGGCTGCTGTGCTCGAGTACCTGACTGCTGAAATTCTAGAGTTAGCTGGTAATGCTGCTCGCGACAACAAGAAAACCAGAATCATTCCTCGTCATCTGAAGTTAGCTGTGCGTAACGATGAGGAACTCAATAAGTTGCTCGGTGGCGTGACTATCGCTTAG
- the LOC114658841 gene encoding histone H2B 5-like, whose amino-acid sequence MPEPKAAPAPKKGSKKAVSKSQAKGGKKRRKSRKESYSIYVYKVLKQVHPDTGIWGELAKHAVSEGTKAVTKYTSSK is encoded by the coding sequence ATGCCTGAACCAAAAGCAGCACCTGCCCCTAAGAAGGGCTCCAAAAAAGCCGTTTCTAAGAGCCAGGCGAAAGGAGGAAAGAAACGCAGAAAGTCCAGGAAAGAAAGCTATTCCATCTACGTTTACAAGGTATTGAAGCAAGTTCACCCTGATACAGGTATATGGGGAGAGCTTGCCAAGCACGCTGTTTCCGAGGGTACCAAGGCAGTTACCAAGTACACCAGCTCCAAATAA